The segment ATATTATTTGATCCTGGTCTGATCCAGCAACATAATGAAAGTGAGAATCAAGAATTTCAACCAATTTATGGCTCGTTATTGCGTAAAATCTTACAAAATTAAGTGTGGCTGAAGACGTGAAGGACTTGATTTAGCCAAAGCCGTACAAATGTGTCATAAAAATGGATGCTTGCAGAGAAGAGACCTGGCAGTGCTTCAGCTGCAGACGTAATTGTCTCAGCACTGGGGAGAGCAGAGCACATGTGTGTGGACCGGTGGCCAGTCGGTGATGGTAGAACAGATGTGATAAGCATCAAGTAGAAATATCATTCCCTTGTTAGCACTTGATATGTTGATACAGATTACATCCAACCACCGATGACGGTAAAACTACAAGTGATCAATGAACAGGTGAATCAACAAGAATTTCTTACAGATtccttcactctcctctctctaacACTTCAAGGCAATAAGGCGATTAtagttatgctgatgacattcAAAATGAATCTTAGTTTTTGTTGCCGTGTTGATTGTAGTTCTCAGTCATGCTGTCCTCCTCCACCCTGACTCGGAGGTGGTCCTGGCAGTGTTTTAGGAAAGTGTCCAGTGCTGAGAAACCCTGCTGGCAGGGCACACAGTGGTATAGCCGCTGTCTCTTGGAGCCTGGCCCTTTGGAGGTGTCCATCTCCAGCGCGCACACACTGCACTGCCTCCTCCTCACGGACGACTGGTGCAGCTCCACGTGGTCCCTCAGCTGAGACTGCAGAGAGAACACCTCTGCGCAGGACGGGCACGGGAACTCTCTGtccacttcctcctctacctcctggACTTCAGGCACTTCCCTGAATCTCCCTGGATCACTGAACTCCTCCTCCGCTCTGGCCGCTCTCTTGTTCGGCCTCCCTGGACCAGCCTTCGCAGTCTTGACATCTGTGAGGCTGGTTTTTAGTTTATTTGGTTTCCTGTCTGACAACTTAGAGTCTTTGGCGGTACATCCTACGGGCTGCGTTTCTTTCTGGATAGCAGTGATGTTTGCGGCTGCGTGCTGCTTGGAATGCGCCAAAAGTGACAAATGATGGAGGAAGACTTTGCTGCAAACCTGACATGAGAACGTCTCCCCTTTCCTGCGTTTAGCAACGACCGGCCTCGACTCCCTCCCAGtgctcttctctctgctgtgtttctctttcctGTGCAAGTAGAGCTTGGCAGTGCTCCTGAAAACCATGTCACACGAGCGACAGCTTAAATGCTTCTGTTTGGATTTAGGCCTGACAACTGGATTTCCGTTCACTTTAGTGTTCTTTCCCTCCCTTCCATCTCCACCGGCACCTTCTCCTTTGGTTTTCTGTGGCTCTGCGTGTGTGCTCCGTTTATGGCTTTGGAGTCCTGCCACTGTGAGAAATTTCCTGGAACAGAAAGGGCACGGTTTGTCCCGTTTGCTGCTGGGCCCTGGGGTGTCTGAGGAGTCCGAGCGGGAGGAGCCCGCCTCAGAAACAGGTGGAGAATCAGCTAGAGGGCTACTGGCATCGTCTACAGTCAGTGGGGAAGGTGGTTCACTACAACCTGCCTGCTGATGGTACAGCAGAGCCTGTTTCTGGCTGAAGCCTCTCCCACACGGGGCACAGGCGTAGGGGCTGCTGTCCAGGAGGTGGGCCTGGCGGTGCGGCGACTTGTCCTTGGGTCGCTCAGGATCAGACGCTCCGGTCATACAGGCGGGGCAAGGAGTGCCGAGCCGCGGCTCTCCGTGACAAAGCTGACAGGGGGAAACGTCACGAGCACACTTGTGCAGCTGCAAGGAAGACAGAAGGGAGAACTCCTTCCCACAGGAGAGGCATTGGTGAGGCTTGGGTAAAGCGTGTTTCACCTCCTGGTGGTGCAGCAGCTCTGACGTGTCGGGGAAGCTCTTGCCACATTCTGCACAAACATACGACGAGTGCTGCCTCTGGCTGCGGCTGTCCTGCCTGTGTTCGGCCCGGGCCATCAGTTTGGCGAGCCTGGACAGGGTGTCCGCCGTGGCCCGCGAGCGGCTGAAGGATTCATGTGCTCTTGTGGCGCTCCAGCTGCAAGGGACTCCATCCATCCTCCTTCACCAAGCTTCTCTCCTGCTGCAGAGAAGAGGGGACAACTCACTATCCTGCAACTTCTTAAACAACCAATAAGCTTTGACACCACACAAATAAAACCCACTAGAGCCAGAGCTCAAAGCACTGGCAGCTTTTTGCTCACGGATGCAAAAACAGCTGTCTAACTTCAAAGAAACCAAGTTGCtaacagcagccagcagctaaGTTAGGAGAAGGCACCGGCAGGCTAACCTACCTGCTAGCTTCCTTCTCCATGTTGCTAACGGTATCAATGATTGATATACACTTAATTGCGTCTTTAAAGTCCCACTTAAATACGACAAACACTCCTAAATAGCTAGTTATTGAGCCAGTGGCTAGCCAGAGGCATCCCAGTGTGGCTACAGCGCTACAGGGCGACAGGGGCTGCCTTCAtgtttgctaacgttagcatgtCGACAGGCTGTG is part of the Myripristis murdjan chromosome 7, fMyrMur1.1, whole genome shotgun sequence genome and harbors:
- the LOC115362540 gene encoding zinc finger and SCAN domain-containing protein 10 is translated as MDGVPCSWSATRAHESFSRSRATADTLSRLAKLMARAEHRQDSRSQRQHSSYVCAECGKSFPDTSELLHHQEVKHALPKPHQCLSCGKEFSLLSSLQLHKCARDVSPCQLCHGEPRLGTPCPACMTGASDPERPKDKSPHRQAHLLDSSPYACAPCGRGFSQKQALLYHQQAGCSEPPSPLTVDDASSPLADSPPVSEAGSSRSDSSDTPGPSSKRDKPCPFCSRKFLTVAGLQSHKRSTHAEPQKTKGEGAGGDGREGKNTKVNGNPVVRPKSKQKHLSCRSCDMVFRSTAKLYLHRKEKHSREKSTGRESRPVVAKRRKGETFSCQVCSKVFLHHLSLLAHSKQHAAANITAIQKETQPVGCTAKDSKLSDRKPNKLKTSLTDVKTAKAGPGRPNKRAARAEEEFSDPGRFREVPEVQEVEEEVDREFPCPSCAEVFSLQSQLRDHVELHQSSVRRRQCSVCALEMDTSKGPGSKRQRLYHCVPCQQGFSALDTFLKHCQDHLRVRVEEDSMTENYNQHGNKN